One Vicinamibacterales bacterium DNA segment encodes these proteins:
- a CDS encoding 4Fe-4S dicluster domain-containing protein, with protein sequence MSMNPNETDIPPEATALDRREFLRVSTAMAAAGALASAGCQVPQELTVPFHDMPEALVDGMGQARFFQTVLHGSPVLVRTREGRPILVTPSASDVSGRGLSARHHAALMDLYDPDRARGPVSLRRGTGVTVAANWNTIGADVVARLKAAGPRAVLLTGPVDSPALASVIAALSARSGLRHVTWSPLACDAASRAWQQAFGDARIAKPRIGKADLLLGLGAEFLDHPDEGFEREFAARRSPDQPDGGRMSRFVQIEGRLTLTGANADRRLRVRDSDLAALGAALAHELIVARKIGPLAGDAVVAQALAPFTVEAVASRAGVDAAALTSLAAELAAAGGRTLVVAGGAASASATGPAIEFAAVLLNITLGAFDAGLFDETAAVEPLTGATAALASLAAEMTGGGVELLIVAGANPAYDAPASFALAAALAKVPFIVSLSDRLDETAMLADLLAPVSHPFECWSDAALPRGVFAVQQPVIQPLFDTRGWLDVMVDWAAALGDGTALAVVTAATAAAAPVPAPATAQPAPPTSLGWRYLRTLWAARLALDPASTAFETAWQDVLRSGAWQGPTPPPPARVLAPAALSLLAPVATAPGPSRGLELQLYPHLALADGRAGNNGWLHELPDPITRITWGGALSMAPRRFDEMQLTNGDLVEIDAGHGKLVAPAYRHAGMHADQVALPLGLGRTACGAIGAGIGPNAFTLRLVTGGNIVSSGLPVTIRKVDGREPLALAQGADVIDRARRPVVPTTTLSAYEQNPASGTEQQEAGPSAWPAHEYPNARWAMTIDLSKCNGCGKCVVGCQSENNIPIVGRLGMLTGREMSWIRIDRYYDAPRKDGGWDADVWDGPLEVVEEPHTLFEPMLCQHCENAPCETVCPFVATLHSDEGLNQQIYNRCVGTRYCGNNCPFKVRRFNYFEYSKPQESAFFRWLVPRIARNAELNTREPMQMKNNPEVTVRSRGVMEKCSFCVQRINAARAEATREGRSKDRLPDGAVVPACMEACPTGAITFGNVNDPASRVAAQASHPRAMKLLEAIGIKPSISYLTKVRNDKA encoded by the coding sequence ATGAGCATGAACCCGAACGAGACCGACATCCCACCTGAGGCGACGGCGCTGGACCGCCGCGAGTTCCTCCGCGTGAGCACCGCCATGGCTGCTGCCGGCGCGCTTGCGAGTGCCGGTTGCCAGGTGCCGCAGGAGCTGACGGTGCCGTTCCATGACATGCCCGAGGCGCTCGTCGACGGCATGGGGCAGGCGCGCTTCTTCCAGACCGTGCTCCACGGCTCGCCGGTCCTGGTCCGCACGCGCGAGGGGCGGCCGATCCTCGTGACGCCGAGCGCGAGCGATGTGAGCGGCCGGGGGCTGAGCGCCCGGCATCACGCCGCGTTGATGGACCTCTACGACCCCGATCGCGCCCGCGGTCCCGTGTCGTTGCGGCGCGGCACCGGTGTGACCGTGGCCGCCAACTGGAACACCATCGGCGCCGACGTGGTGGCCCGGTTGAAAGCCGCTGGGCCCAGGGCGGTGCTGCTCACCGGCCCCGTCGACAGCCCAGCGCTCGCGTCGGTGATCGCCGCCCTCTCGGCGCGCAGCGGCCTCCGGCACGTGACCTGGTCGCCGCTGGCGTGCGACGCCGCGAGCCGGGCGTGGCAGCAGGCCTTCGGCGATGCCCGGATCGCGAAGCCGCGCATCGGCAAGGCCGACCTGCTGCTCGGGCTGGGCGCGGAGTTCCTCGACCACCCGGACGAAGGCTTCGAACGGGAGTTCGCGGCGCGCCGATCGCCCGATCAACCGGACGGCGGCCGTATGAGCCGGTTCGTCCAGATCGAGGGCCGGTTGACGCTCACCGGCGCGAACGCCGATCGACGGCTCCGCGTGCGTGACTCGGACCTCGCCGCGCTCGGCGCCGCGCTCGCCCACGAGCTCATCGTGGCGCGGAAGATCGGGCCGCTCGCCGGCGACGCGGTGGTCGCGCAGGCGCTGGCGCCGTTTACCGTCGAGGCGGTCGCCTCCCGCGCCGGCGTGGACGCGGCAGCGTTGACGTCGCTGGCCGCGGAACTCGCCGCGGCGGGGGGGCGGACGCTGGTGGTCGCCGGCGGTGCCGCGAGCGCATCGGCCACGGGCCCCGCGATCGAGTTCGCCGCCGTGCTGCTCAACATCACGCTCGGCGCTTTCGATGCCGGGCTCTTCGACGAGACCGCCGCGGTCGAACCGCTGACGGGCGCAACCGCCGCGCTCGCCTCGCTGGCCGCGGAGATGACCGGGGGGGGTGTCGAGCTGCTGATCGTAGCCGGCGCCAACCCGGCCTACGACGCGCCCGCCTCTTTCGCCCTGGCCGCCGCGCTCGCCAAGGTGCCGTTCATCGTCTCGTTGAGCGATCGACTCGACGAGACGGCGATGCTCGCCGACCTGCTGGCGCCGGTCAGCCACCCGTTCGAATGTTGGAGCGACGCCGCGCTGCCCAGGGGTGTGTTCGCCGTGCAGCAGCCCGTGATTCAACCGCTGTTCGACACGCGCGGGTGGCTCGACGTGATGGTCGATTGGGCGGCGGCGCTCGGCGACGGTACCGCCCTGGCGGTGGTCACCGCCGCCACCGCGGCGGCGGCGCCGGTGCCTGCGCCGGCCACGGCCCAACCCGCCCCCCCGACGAGCCTCGGGTGGCGCTATCTCCGCACGTTGTGGGCGGCACGGCTGGCTCTCGACCCCGCCTCGACTGCGTTCGAGACCGCCTGGCAGGACGTGCTGCGCTCGGGCGCCTGGCAGGGGCCAACGCCTCCGCCGCCGGCCCGCGTGCTGGCGCCGGCGGCCCTCTCGCTGCTGGCCCCGGTGGCCACCGCGCCCGGGCCCTCTCGTGGCCTCGAGTTGCAGCTCTACCCGCACCTCGCGCTCGCCGACGGCCGCGCCGGCAACAACGGCTGGCTCCACGAGCTGCCCGACCCGATCACGCGGATCACGTGGGGCGGCGCGCTCTCGATGGCGCCGCGGCGCTTCGACGAGATGCAGCTCACCAACGGCGACCTCGTCGAGATCGACGCCGGCCACGGCAAGCTCGTGGCGCCGGCCTACCGCCACGCCGGCATGCACGCCGACCAGGTGGCGCTGCCGCTGGGTCTCGGCCGGACGGCGTGTGGTGCGATTGGCGCCGGCATCGGGCCCAACGCATTCACGCTTCGCCTGGTGACCGGCGGCAACATCGTGTCGTCGGGCCTGCCCGTGACCATCCGCAAGGTCGATGGCCGCGAACCCCTCGCGCTCGCGCAGGGGGCCGACGTCATCGACCGCGCCCGCCGGCCGGTGGTGCCGACCACCACGCTGTCGGCGTACGAACAGAACCCGGCATCGGGCACCGAGCAGCAGGAAGCCGGACCGTCGGCGTGGCCGGCCCACGAATACCCGAACGCCCGCTGGGCGATGACGATCGACCTCAGCAAGTGCAACGGCTGCGGCAAGTGCGTCGTCGGCTGCCAGTCGGAGAACAACATCCCGATTGTCGGCCGCCTCGGCATGCTCACCGGCCGTGAGATGTCCTGGATCCGCATCGATCGCTATTACGACGCGCCGCGGAAAGACGGCGGCTGGGACGCTGATGTCTGGGACGGCCCGCTCGAGGTGGTCGAGGAGCCGCACACGCTGTTCGAGCCGATGCTGTGCCAGCACTGCGAGAACGCGCCGTGCGAAACGGTCTGTCCGTTCGTGGCGACCCTGCACAGCGACGAGGGCTTGAACCAGCAGATCTACAACCGCTGCGTCGGCACGCGCTATTGCGGCAACAACTGCCCGTTCAAGGTGCGGCGCTTCAACTACTTCGAGTACAGCAAGCCGCAGGAGAGCGCGTTCTTCCGCTGGCTGGTACCCCGCATCGCCCGCAACGCCGAGCTCAATACCCGCGAGCCGATGCAGATGAAGAACAACCCGGAGGTCACGGTGCGCAGCCGCGGCGTCATGGAGAAATGCTCCTTCTGCGTTCAGCGCATCAACGCGGCGCGGGCGGAAGCGACCCGTGAGGGCCGGTCGAAGGAC
- a CDS encoding cytochrome c3 family protein: MNASRKFVGALGLLVALAVIGSLAYALSNSRKGYEPRQPIPFLHTRMAGAPVWQVDDKGVRVNVGGFGIPCLYCHTMSYKGRHATLPSTAVCMNCHSSVGLNREWVLKMREYWDRGEPIPWVKVHDLPDFVYFDHSAHLNARDANGNLKLPLTDAQGQPMVACQTCHGAVDQMAIVSVQTPFNMQWCLDCHRKPEMKAPTACVTCHR, from the coding sequence ATGAACGCCAGCAGGAAGTTTGTCGGCGCCCTCGGCCTGCTCGTGGCCCTGGCCGTGATCGGCTCCCTGGCCTATGCGCTCAGCAACTCGCGCAAGGGCTACGAGCCGCGGCAGCCAATTCCGTTCTTGCACACGCGCATGGCCGGGGCGCCGGTGTGGCAGGTGGACGACAAGGGCGTGCGGGTGAATGTCGGGGGCTTCGGCATTCCCTGCCTCTACTGCCACACGATGTCCTACAAGGGCCGCCACGCGACACTGCCGTCGACGGCGGTGTGCATGAACTGCCATTCGAGCGTCGGCCTGAATAGGGAATGGGTGCTGAAGATGCGGGAGTACTGGGACCGCGGTGAGCCCATCCCGTGGGTGAAGGTCCATGACCTGCCCGATTTCGTCTACTTCGATCACTCCGCGCACCTGAACGCCCGGGACGCGAACGGTAACTTGAAGCTGCCGCTGACCGATGCGCAGGGGCAGCCGATGGTGGCGTGCCAGACCTGTCACGGCGCGGTCGATCAGATGGCGATCGTGTCGGTACAGACGCCCTTCAACATGCAGTGGTGTCTCGATTGCCACCGCAAGCCGGAGATGAAGGCGCCGACCGCCTGCGTCACTTGTCATCGGTAA
- the ccoS gene encoding cbb3-type cytochrome oxidase assembly protein CcoS codes for METIFVLLPLALLIAVIAVGFFIWAARTGQFDDLETPAVRMLFDDEEPGGPRPPATAAPTRSAHE; via the coding sequence GTGGAGACCATCTTCGTGCTGCTCCCGCTGGCGCTGCTGATCGCGGTCATTGCCGTCGGCTTCTTCATCTGGGCGGCCAGGACCGGGCAATTCGATGACCTCGAGACACCCGCCGTCCGCATGCTGTTCGACGACGAGGAGCCGGGCGGGCCGCGGCCGCCGGCGACCGCAGCCCCGACAAGGAGTGCTCACGAATGA
- a CDS encoding heavy metal translocating P-type ATPase metal-binding domain-containing protein produces the protein MIRAFPSRPASLASPPCAHCGLAVPLSLVREADADQFCCHGCRQVHALVREWGFDHYYRLVDRQPGTPGPARVSGRSFEDFDDARLQSEATDDLGPERRRTRLYLEGVHCAACVWLVEKLPAVLAGVDEVRLNYGSAVAEVTWRPGHTRLSTIARALDRLGYTPHVHRASRVQEARRVEDRAMLARFGVAAACAMNLMFVSGALYAGEHSGMASPYEAFFRWLSLLIAVPVLGFSAAPFFQTALAGLRAGIVHIDLPIAAAIAIAAAASAWNTVAGSGPIWFDSLAMLVAALLGARQLQRSAQRLALERADSLRGVAFLEFARRLEGGDPHAPVVEVPLTALVPGDRVEVRSGEFVPVDGVILSGHSSLDNAVLTGEAAPLSVGEGDAVNAGATNLGARLIVRVDAVGVGTRVGALLALVQEAASRRPALLQTTDLMARRFVNILLAVAAATLAVAWWQHGPDVALTRVVALLVVSCPCALGLAVPLALSVALMRAARAGIFIKNPDALERLRTVDTVLLDKTGTLTEGRATISRWHGDSFVLELARALEAESSHAVARAFTATPGRSLHAVRSVADVVEVPGRGIAGRLDGHEVRVGNRAFIEAGHASVDEERTGIAASMVADGLSPVFVSVDGRVSGLAGIGDALRRDSIETVAALRRRGLRVRILSGDHPDIVARVAAQLGLSLDDAQGGLTPEAKRDVVAGLVSGADRTGAVVMVGDGVNDAAALALADVGIAVDGGMGATIVAADIVLTREGVAPLLDVLDGARRLRRVIRRNIAFSLFYNAGASSLALAGMVGPLLAAVLMPVSSLTVVMSSALTRTFAASRPRPARRARPARGEA, from the coding sequence ATGATTCGCGCCTTCCCTTCGCGTCCGGCCAGCCTGGCGTCACCGCCGTGCGCGCACTGCGGCCTGGCCGTCCCGCTCAGCCTCGTGCGCGAGGCCGATGCCGACCAGTTCTGCTGCCACGGCTGCCGCCAGGTGCACGCGCTGGTCCGCGAATGGGGATTCGACCATTACTACCGGCTCGTCGATCGGCAACCAGGGACGCCCGGGCCCGCGCGAGTCAGCGGCCGCAGCTTCGAGGACTTCGATGATGCGCGGCTGCAATCCGAGGCCACCGATGACCTCGGCCCCGAGCGCCGGCGCACCCGGCTCTACCTCGAGGGCGTGCACTGCGCCGCCTGCGTCTGGCTGGTCGAGAAGCTCCCGGCGGTGCTCGCGGGTGTCGACGAAGTCCGCCTGAATTACGGCAGCGCGGTCGCCGAGGTCACCTGGCGGCCCGGGCACACGCGGCTGTCGACCATCGCCCGCGCCCTCGATCGCCTGGGCTACACCCCGCACGTGCATCGCGCCTCGCGCGTCCAGGAGGCGCGCCGCGTCGAAGACCGCGCCATGCTCGCGCGCTTTGGCGTCGCCGCGGCCTGCGCCATGAACCTGATGTTCGTGTCGGGCGCGTTATACGCCGGCGAGCACTCCGGCATGGCTTCTCCCTACGAGGCCTTCTTCCGCTGGCTGTCGTTGCTCATCGCCGTGCCCGTGCTCGGCTTTTCGGCCGCGCCCTTCTTCCAGACGGCGCTCGCCGGGCTGCGCGCCGGCATCGTCCACATCGACCTGCCGATCGCCGCCGCCATTGCCATTGCCGCCGCGGCCAGCGCCTGGAACACGGTGGCGGGCAGCGGGCCGATCTGGTTTGACTCGCTGGCGATGCTGGTCGCGGCGCTGCTCGGCGCGCGCCAGCTGCAGCGCAGCGCGCAGCGCCTCGCGCTCGAGCGCGCCGACAGCCTGCGCGGCGTGGCCTTCCTCGAATTCGCGCGGCGGCTCGAGGGCGGCGATCCGCACGCGCCGGTGGTCGAGGTGCCGCTGACGGCGCTGGTGCCCGGCGATCGCGTTGAGGTCCGCTCCGGCGAGTTCGTCCCGGTCGACGGCGTGATCCTGTCGGGACACTCGTCGCTCGACAACGCGGTCCTCACCGGTGAAGCCGCGCCGCTCTCCGTCGGTGAGGGTGATGCGGTGAACGCCGGGGCCACGAACCTTGGCGCGCGGCTGATCGTCCGGGTCGATGCGGTCGGCGTGGGGACGCGCGTCGGCGCGCTCCTGGCCCTCGTGCAGGAGGCGGCGTCGCGCCGCCCGGCGCTGTTGCAGACCACCGACCTCATGGCCCGCCGGTTCGTCAACATCCTGCTCGCCGTGGCCGCCGCCACGCTGGCCGTTGCCTGGTGGCAGCACGGTCCAGACGTCGCGTTGACGCGGGTCGTGGCGCTGCTGGTGGTGTCGTGTCCGTGCGCGCTGGGCCTGGCCGTGCCGCTGGCCCTGTCGGTCGCGCTGATGCGCGCGGCGCGCGCCGGGATCTTCATCAAGAACCCGGACGCCCTCGAGCGGCTGCGCACCGTTGACACGGTGCTGCTCGACAAGACCGGGACGCTCACCGAGGGCCGCGCCACCATCTCGCGCTGGCACGGAGACAGCTTCGTCCTGGAACTGGCGCGCGCCCTCGAGGCCGAGTCATCGCACGCGGTGGCCCGGGCCTTCACGGCGACCCCCGGCCGGTCGTTGCACGCCGTGCGGTCCGTGGCCGACGTCGTCGAGGTGCCGGGACGCGGCATTGCCGGACGGCTCGACGGGCACGAGGTCCGCGTCGGCAACCGCGCCTTCATCGAAGCGGGCCATGCGTCCGTGGACGAAGAGCGGACCGGGATTGCGGCCTCGATGGTGGCCGACGGGCTCAGTCCCGTGTTCGTGTCGGTCGACGGGCGCGTCTCCGGCCTCGCCGGTATCGGCGATGCGCTGCGCCGCGACTCGATCGAGACCGTCGCCGCGCTTCGCCGCCGCGGCCTGCGCGTGCGCATCCTGTCCGGCGATCATCCCGACATCGTCGCCCGGGTGGCGGCACAGCTCGGGCTCTCGCTGGATGATGCCCAGGGCGGGCTGACGCCGGAAGCCAAGCGGGATGTTGTCGCCGGGCTGGTGTCCGGCGCCGATCGCACCGGGGCCGTGGTGATGGTTGGCGACGGCGTCAACGACGCCGCGGCGCTGGCGCTCGCCGATGTCGGCATCGCCGTCGACGGCGGCATGGGCGCGACCATCGTCGCCGCCGACATCGTCCTGACGCGTGAAGGTGTGGCGCCACTGCTCGATGTCCTGGACGGCGCGCGGCGCCTGCGCCGCGTGATTCGCCGCAACATCGCGTTTTCGCTGTTCTACAACGCCGGTGCCTCGTCCCTGGCGCTGGCCGGCATGGTCGGTCCGCTCCTCGCCGCGGTCCTGATGCCGGTGTCCTCACTGACCGTGGTCATGTCGTCGGCGCTGACGCGCACGTTCGCGGCGTCACGCCCGCGCCCGGCCCGTCGCGCGCGGCCGGCACGAGGGGAGGCCTGA
- a CDS encoding FixH family protein, which yields MKFFRLVSEYRWPIYIGGHLAMSVIACGVLVWVATGADAPRPIPGYYQAAQGWDADEAVADASRRLGWTVRYNLPGDIPHYRGMPRPVDVTVADRDGRPVSGLAGHLFAVRPADTRLNQRGQLVELPTHAGSYRTLVRLDEPGAWELRIDTTQQAMRFVHAARVSVGADADPGREAPQ from the coding sequence ATGAAGTTCTTCCGGCTGGTTTCCGAATACCGCTGGCCGATCTACATCGGCGGCCACCTGGCGATGTCGGTGATCGCGTGCGGCGTGCTGGTGTGGGTCGCCACCGGCGCCGACGCCCCGCGCCCGATTCCCGGCTACTACCAGGCGGCGCAAGGGTGGGACGCGGACGAGGCGGTCGCCGACGCCAGCCGCCGGCTCGGGTGGACGGTCCGCTACAACCTGCCGGGCGACATCCCGCACTACCGCGGCATGCCGCGGCCGGTGGACGTCACCGTGGCCGATCGCGACGGCCGCCCCGTCTCCGGGCTCGCCGGCCACTTGTTCGCCGTCCGTCCCGCCGACACGCGGCTCAATCAACGCGGCCAGTTGGTCGAGCTGCCGACGCACGCCGGCAGCTATCGCACGCTGGTGCGGCTCGACGAGCCCGGCGCGTGGGAGCTGCGGATCGACACCACGCAACAGGCCATGCGGTTCGTCCATGCCGCCCGGGTGAGCGTGGGCGCGGATGCCGACCCCGGCCGTGAGGCGCCCCAATGA
- the ccoG gene encoding cytochrome c oxidase accessory protein CcoG, which translates to MSSVFEVAPQEELLYSIAADGKRRFMHPVVRKGRYWGIRRTIAYALVVLFFALPLIPVGGAPAMLFDLATWRVHLFGATFHPTDNLLLVAFGFGVIVTVFFVGSTFGRVWCGFACPQTIYLEFLFRPIEAWVEGGPTNQRHLNKQPLSARKAAIKATKWALWIVLAVSMAATFVAYLTGWSALVHGLTTNPQAWTGALFTITALTGLIVFDFGWFRDQMCTIACPYGRLQSVIADKDTILVAYDTARGEPRMQPKHQLAGVAAGDCIDCGACVSVCPTGVDIRRGLQVECIGTAQCVDACDEVMRKLGRPTGLIKFTSERQQQGGARRIWRPRNLAYLGLMAVAWGTLGALVFTRADALVEVVRGGREPYRMLTTGEVANQQRIRFTNQLDEAQRFEVTIANPAGAALVLSESPIVVGPEAVVMVNAVTTVPRALFRDGQATVRYLITSDHGFRQELDFLLLGPFGTAGTTP; encoded by the coding sequence ATGAGCTCGGTTTTCGAGGTCGCGCCACAGGAAGAACTCCTCTACAGCATTGCCGCCGATGGCAAGCGCCGCTTCATGCACCCGGTGGTGCGGAAGGGACGCTACTGGGGGATCCGCCGGACCATCGCCTACGCCCTCGTCGTGTTGTTCTTCGCGTTGCCGCTGATTCCGGTCGGCGGGGCGCCGGCGATGCTGTTCGATCTGGCGACCTGGCGCGTCCACCTGTTCGGCGCCACCTTCCATCCGACCGACAACCTGCTGCTGGTGGCATTCGGCTTCGGCGTGATCGTCACCGTGTTCTTCGTCGGCTCGACGTTCGGCCGCGTCTGGTGCGGGTTCGCGTGCCCGCAGACCATCTATCTCGAATTCCTGTTCCGCCCGATCGAAGCCTGGGTGGAGGGCGGCCCGACCAACCAGCGGCACCTGAACAAGCAGCCGTTGTCGGCGCGAAAAGCCGCGATTAAGGCGACGAAATGGGCGCTGTGGATCGTGCTCGCGGTGAGCATGGCGGCAACGTTCGTCGCCTATCTCACCGGATGGTCGGCGCTCGTGCACGGCCTGACCACGAATCCGCAGGCGTGGACCGGAGCGCTGTTCACGATCACCGCGCTGACCGGGCTCATCGTCTTCGACTTCGGCTGGTTTCGCGACCAGATGTGCACCATCGCGTGTCCGTACGGCCGCCTCCAGAGCGTCATCGCCGATAAGGACACGATTCTGGTGGCCTACGACACCGCCCGGGGCGAGCCGAGGATGCAGCCGAAACACCAGCTGGCCGGCGTGGCCGCGGGCGACTGCATCGACTGCGGCGCCTGCGTGAGCGTGTGCCCAACCGGCGTCGACATCCGGCGCGGCCTGCAGGTCGAATGCATCGGCACGGCGCAATGCGTCGACGCCTGCGATGAGGTGATGCGCAAGCTGGGCCGTCCCACCGGCCTGATCAAGTTCACCTCCGAGCGCCAGCAACAGGGCGGCGCCCGGCGCATCTGGCGCCCGCGCAACCTCGCCTACCTCGGGCTGATGGCGGTGGCCTGGGGCACGCTGGGCGCGCTGGTCTTCACGCGCGCGGATGCGCTGGTCGAGGTCGTGCGCGGCGGCCGCGAGCCGTACCGGATGCTGACGACCGGAGAGGTCGCCAACCAGCAGCGCATCCGCTTCACCAACCAACTGGACGAGGCGCAGCGCTTCGAGGTCACCATCGCCAACCCAGCTGGGGCGGCACTGGTGCTGAGCGAGTCGCCGATCGTGGTGGGGCCGGAAGCGGTGGTCATGGTGAACGCCGTGACCACGGTGCCGCGGGCGTTGTTCCGCGATGGGCAGGCGACCGTGCGTTACCTGATCACGTCCGATCACGGCTTCCGGCAGGAACTGGACTTCCTGCTGCTCGGACCGTTCGGCACCGCGGGGACGACGCCATGA
- a CDS encoding c-type cytochrome, whose protein sequence is MRTIMADYEDKVLHELDGIKEYDNPMPGWLLAIWWGSLLFAAGYLIFYALSFGEGSLEAEYRAQTQEALTSVQVYFDANPLVPPSPAQLLAGAKDPAVLDLAAARFSRTCASCHGDLAQGLIGPNLTDDRWLHGGSVEQIFQTVAKGWPSKGMPPWGRTLKPEELAALVSYVRSLQGSMPANPRPAEGDPVTPEKIPER, encoded by the coding sequence GTGAGGACGATCATGGCCGACTACGAAGACAAAGTCCTTCACGAACTCGACGGCATCAAGGAATACGACAACCCCATGCCGGGCTGGCTGCTGGCCATCTGGTGGGGATCGCTGCTGTTCGCCGCCGGCTACTTGATCTTCTACGCCCTCAGCTTCGGCGAGGGGTCGTTGGAGGCGGAGTACCGGGCGCAGACTCAGGAAGCACTGACGTCGGTCCAGGTCTACTTCGATGCGAATCCGCTGGTCCCGCCGTCGCCGGCCCAGTTGCTGGCCGGCGCGAAAGACCCGGCCGTGCTCGATCTCGCCGCCGCGCGCTTCTCGCGGACGTGCGCCTCGTGCCACGGCGACCTGGCCCAGGGGCTGATCGGCCCCAACCTCACCGACGACCGCTGGCTGCATGGCGGGTCGGTCGAGCAGATCTTCCAGACCGTGGCCAAGGGCTGGCCTTCGAAAGGCATGCCGCCGTGGGGCCGCACGTTGAAGCCAGAGGAACTGGCGGCCCTGGTCTCCTACGTGCGGAGCCTCCAGGGCTCGATGCCGGCCAATCCCCGGCCCGCGGAGGGCGACCCCGTGACGCCCGAGAAGATTCCGGAGCGCTGA